The Pontibacter pudoricolor genome contains a region encoding:
- a CDS encoding TolC family protein has translation MKKGSTLLAALLALFSFSELQAQEAMPLSLQQSIDYALQNRASLKAVQNEEKIAKARTGEIRAMGLPQLNAAVEVGNNFIQQKTLLDPKDFGGAPKVLDPFVITPEQLASGQPITLAPTYSTPKPRPGEEGLQVITFVRPYTGSATVTGSQLLFDGSYLIGLKAAKTYTELSRKTTTQSEIDIAEQVSKAYYGVLVNRERIELLNQNLVRLDTLLSQTRIMFQNGVAEQLDVDRLRVSYNNLKVEQQKADRLMQLSENLLKFQMGLPQNQAIVLTDKLSEVEVGVTQSSTQNFNYSNRIEYSILETQRDLAVLDVRNINSGYLPKLYLNARYGYSGVGESFSDIMNVRAGANNTTDRNWFDFGYVGAQFQVPIFDGLRRHYQAQQAKLRLENTKYGFETLRQSIELELEQASTELTNSLDVLKSQQENLELAESIARVAKIKFQEGVGSNLEVITAETDLRQAQTNYYAAIYDALIAKVNLEKANGTLTTK, from the coding sequence ATGAAAAAAGGAAGTACACTACTGGCTGCACTACTGGCACTGTTCAGCTTTTCGGAGTTGCAGGCCCAGGAAGCCATGCCGCTTAGCCTGCAGCAAAGTATAGATTATGCCCTGCAAAACAGAGCCAGCTTAAAAGCAGTACAGAATGAGGAGAAAATTGCCAAAGCCAGAACCGGCGAGATCAGGGCGATGGGTTTGCCGCAGCTAAACGCGGCTGTTGAAGTAGGCAATAACTTTATACAGCAGAAAACCTTACTGGACCCGAAAGATTTCGGTGGAGCGCCAAAAGTGCTTGATCCGTTCGTTATTACACCGGAGCAACTGGCTTCCGGCCAGCCGATTACGCTTGCACCAACTTATTCTACCCCGAAGCCACGCCCTGGTGAAGAAGGCCTGCAGGTCATTACGTTTGTACGCCCTTACACCGGCTCTGCAACTGTAACCGGCAGCCAGCTATTGTTTGACGGGTCTTACCTGATCGGGTTGAAGGCTGCTAAAACTTACACCGAGCTATCGCGCAAAACCACTACCCAATCCGAGATCGATATAGCCGAACAGGTTAGCAAAGCCTACTATGGTGTGCTGGTAAACCGGGAGCGGATTGAGCTCCTGAACCAGAACCTGGTGCGCCTGGATACGCTGTTGAGCCAGACCCGCATCATGTTTCAGAATGGTGTGGCCGAACAGCTGGATGTGGACCGCCTGCGCGTATCGTACAACAACCTGAAAGTAGAGCAGCAAAAAGCCGATCGCCTGATGCAGTTAAGCGAGAACCTGCTGAAATTTCAGATGGGATTGCCACAAAACCAGGCTATAGTTTTAACCGACAAGTTAAGCGAAGTGGAGGTAGGCGTTACCCAGTCCAGCACACAGAACTTTAACTATAGCAACCGCATCGAATACTCCATCCTGGAAACACAGCGCGACCTGGCTGTCCTGGATGTGCGCAACATCAATTCCGGTTACCTGCCTAAACTATACCTGAACGCCCGCTACGGCTATAGTGGTGTCGGGGAGTCGTTTTCGGATATCATGAATGTACGCGCCGGTGCCAACAATACCACAGACCGCAACTGGTTCGACTTCGGTTATGTTGGCGCGCAATTCCAGGTACCGATTTTCGACGGGCTCAGAAGACATTACCAGGCGCAGCAGGCCAAACTCAGGTTAGAAAACACAAAATACGGCTTCGAGACACTGCGCCAAAGCATAGAACTGGAGCTTGAGCAAGCCTCCACAGAACTTACTAACTCACTGGATGTACTGAAATCGCAGCAGGAGAACCTGGAGCTGGCCGAAAGTATAGCCCGTGTGGCTAAGATCAAGTTTCAGGAAGGTGTGGGCTCTAACCTGGAAGTGATAACCGCCGAAACCGATCTGCGCCAGGCGCAAACCAATTATTACGCCGCCATCTACGACGCCCTGATAGCCAAAGTAAATTTAGAAAAAGCCAACGGCACCCTGACCACGAAATAA
- a CDS encoding LytR/AlgR family response regulator transcription factor produces the protein MIKCLIIDDEPLARSIVAEYLQQHPDVTIVQECGDGFEGIKAIKQHQPDLIFLDIQMPKINGFEMLELVEQQPGVIFTTAFDNYALKAFEANAVDYLLKPFSQERFNAALKKWQEKQTIETADKPTIDLNEVPAKQPEERVRIVVKAGNDIRIIPVQDVLHLEAYDDYVKIHTKDGLFLKKKTMGYYEQALDPAQFVRVHRSFMIPIAQLTRIEPLEKDGHVALLKNGVRIPLSKSGYTKLRTVLGL, from the coding sequence ATGATCAAGTGCCTCATAATTGATGACGAACCGCTGGCCCGAAGCATAGTTGCCGAGTATCTGCAACAGCACCCGGATGTAACTATAGTTCAGGAGTGTGGTGACGGATTTGAAGGTATAAAAGCCATTAAGCAACACCAGCCTGATCTGATCTTCCTGGACATACAAATGCCCAAAATAAATGGCTTCGAGATGCTGGAACTGGTAGAGCAGCAGCCGGGCGTGATCTTTACTACCGCTTTTGATAACTATGCCCTGAAAGCCTTTGAAGCCAATGCTGTTGATTATCTGCTAAAACCATTCAGCCAGGAGCGGTTTAATGCGGCCCTTAAAAAGTGGCAGGAAAAGCAAACTATAGAAACGGCAGACAAACCAACTATAGACCTGAACGAAGTACCCGCCAAACAACCCGAAGAACGCGTGCGCATTGTAGTAAAAGCCGGTAACGACATCCGGATAATACCTGTTCAGGATGTGTTGCACCTGGAAGCCTACGACGATTATGTAAAGATCCACACCAAAGACGGCCTTTTCCTGAAAAAGAAGACGATGGGCTATTACGAACAGGCGCTCGACCCGGCGCAGTTTGTACGGGTGCACCGTTCCTTTATGATCCCGATCGCCCAACTCACCCGCATAGAGCCTCTGGAAAAGGACGGCCATGTGGCCCTGCTCAAAAACGGCGTGCGCATCCCGCTGAGTAAGAGCGGGTATACAAAGCTGCGAACTGTGCTGGGGCTGTAA
- a CDS encoding efflux RND transporter periplasmic adaptor subunit, with protein sequence MKNLTELKMTRFIGIATIALILGLAGCGKKDKEAQLADLREQQATIEKQIADLEVQLKAEGKKVNKPKKTVPVSVATVQPDTFSHYLEMQGKVTFDQNVLVSARVPGVLTSVRVQPGDRVSKGQTMATIDAQVLEQNLAELRTRLDLARIAYEKQKNLWDQKIGTEMQFLTAKNNKEALERSLAALQQQRDQFNVKAPVSGVVDEVIPNAGEAVAPGVGIIRVVNIAGGKIVAEVSEAYLTHISKGDKAIVYFPDLNKEVETTVNVVGNFINPTSRTFAVELKLKDAKAVELRPNLVAVVRIRDYSNDKTIVVPVNLVQKDEKSEYVYVAKKEGNGYVAAKREIKTGQTYKGKTEVLSGLAANDQVITAGYQSLNEGQPVVFEQPAGSSLSQK encoded by the coding sequence ATGAAAAACCTGACAGAACTGAAAATGACCCGCTTTATAGGCATCGCAACTATAGCGCTAATACTTGGCCTTGCCGGCTGCGGAAAAAAAGACAAGGAAGCCCAGTTAGCTGATCTGCGCGAGCAGCAGGCAACTATAGAAAAGCAGATAGCCGACCTGGAAGTACAACTTAAAGCCGAAGGCAAAAAGGTAAACAAGCCGAAGAAAACAGTGCCGGTGTCGGTGGCGACAGTGCAGCCGGATACCTTTAGCCACTACCTGGAAATGCAGGGCAAGGTAACGTTTGACCAGAATGTACTGGTAAGTGCCCGTGTGCCGGGTGTGCTAACCAGCGTGCGCGTGCAGCCCGGCGACCGTGTAAGCAAAGGGCAGACGATGGCAACTATAGATGCACAGGTACTGGAACAGAACCTTGCTGAATTACGCACCCGCCTGGATCTGGCCCGCATCGCCTACGAAAAACAGAAAAACCTGTGGGACCAGAAGATCGGTACCGAAATGCAGTTCCTGACCGCCAAGAATAACAAGGAAGCGCTCGAACGTAGCCTGGCAGCCCTGCAGCAGCAACGCGATCAGTTTAATGTGAAAGCCCCGGTTAGCGGTGTGGTAGATGAAGTGATTCCGAATGCGGGCGAAGCAGTAGCGCCGGGCGTGGGCATCATCAGGGTAGTAAACATTGCCGGTGGCAAAATTGTGGCCGAAGTGTCTGAAGCTTACCTGACACATATCAGTAAAGGCGATAAGGCTATAGTTTATTTCCCGGATTTGAATAAAGAAGTAGAGACGACAGTGAATGTAGTGGGCAATTTCATTAACCCGACCAGCCGCACATTTGCCGTAGAGCTCAAGCTAAAAGATGCCAAAGCCGTAGAGCTGCGCCCTAACCTGGTAGCAGTGGTGCGCATCCGGGACTATAGCAACGATAAGACTATTGTGGTGCCGGTTAACCTGGTGCAGAAAGACGAGAAATCGGAGTACGTGTATGTGGCTAAAAAAGAAGGCAACGGCTACGTGGCAGCCAAGCGCGAGATAAAGACGGGCCAGACCTACAAGGGCAAAACCGAAGTGCTGAGCGGACTGGCAGCCAACGACCAGGTAATTACCGCCGGCTACCAAAGCCTGAACGAAGGCCAGCCTGTTGTGTTTGAGCAACCTGCCGGCAGCAGCCTGAGCCAGAAATAA
- a CDS encoding sensor histidine kinase translates to MAPTRVVWLYVAWAAFWSGVFVLVLLPANYNLSLTLKDALLYNALLTIAGYAAGTGLRYYQPTLRQGVMLLAWSLGLAGICTLVYGFLVNRLVANELYLDFVADSLPMRLVFGWLLLLLLLLINWFWFYTKEQRQHEERKAATEKLAREAELYTLRQQLQPHFLFNSLNSISALVGSRPEQARTMVQQLSDFLRGTIRKENQQHVTLAEELIQLELYLAIEKVRFGHRLQTIVEVSEDARALQLPALLLQPLVENAIKFGLYGTTGDTTISIKADRAGEGLIIQVQNPFDADASQAQEGTGFGLNSVQRRLYLLYARPDLVQTQQHENQFTTTVTIPQNYDQVPHN, encoded by the coding sequence ATGGCTCCAACAAGAGTGGTCTGGTTATATGTGGCGTGGGCGGCTTTCTGGTCGGGCGTGTTTGTGCTGGTATTATTGCCGGCTAACTATAACCTGAGCCTGACTTTAAAAGATGCGCTGCTCTACAATGCATTGCTAACTATAGCGGGTTATGCAGCAGGCACGGGCTTGCGCTATTATCAGCCCACCTTGCGCCAGGGAGTAATGCTACTGGCCTGGAGCTTAGGCCTGGCCGGTATCTGCACGTTGGTTTATGGTTTCCTGGTTAATAGGTTGGTAGCCAATGAGCTATACCTTGATTTTGTGGCTGATTCGTTGCCGATGCGGCTGGTGTTTGGGTGGTTACTGCTGTTGTTATTATTGCTGATAAACTGGTTCTGGTTTTATACTAAAGAGCAGCGCCAGCACGAAGAACGAAAAGCCGCCACCGAAAAACTGGCCCGCGAAGCCGAGCTTTATACCTTGCGCCAGCAATTGCAGCCACATTTTCTGTTTAACAGCCTTAATTCAATCAGCGCGTTAGTTGGGAGCAGGCCGGAGCAGGCCAGAACCATGGTGCAGCAACTATCCGATTTCTTGCGGGGCACCATACGTAAGGAAAACCAGCAACACGTAACCCTTGCCGAAGAATTAATACAGTTGGAACTATACCTGGCGATCGAAAAAGTGCGTTTCGGGCACCGGCTGCAAACTATAGTGGAAGTATCGGAAGATGCCAGGGCCTTACAACTGCCAGCTCTGTTGCTGCAGCCGCTGGTAGAGAATGCGATTAAGTTCGGCCTTTACGGCACCACCGGCGATACCACGATAAGTATAAAAGCTGACAGAGCAGGAGAAGGATTAATTATCCAAGTACAGAACCCTTTTGATGCGGATGCCTCGCAGGCGCAGGAAGGAACAGGCTTCGGATTGAACTCGGTGCAGCGCAGGCTATACCTGCTTTATGCCCGCCCCGACCTGGTACAAACCCAGCAGCACGAAAACCAATTTACCACCACCGTAACCATACCACAAAACTATGATCAAGTGCCTCATAATTGA
- a CDS encoding TetR/AcrR family transcriptional regulator — MSTSEIEERTDAKTKISCTAFQLFCQRGIKSVSMDDIAQFLAMSKKTIYKWFENKNEIVVASTGAYLEDMQQRCEVHFQDSANAIEELFNIMAMTRELFNQFHPSVFHDLQKYHPEAFKLWMQHRDDYMFEKIKLNLLRGMKEGLYRKDLDVEVMAKVRLVQVELPFNPVLFPPHKYDLKRVQLATLEHYMLGLATLKGHKLINELKQIKEEE; from the coding sequence ATGAGTACTAGCGAGATAGAAGAAAGAACCGACGCCAAGACTAAGATCTCCTGCACCGCTTTCCAGCTGTTTTGCCAGCGGGGCATTAAAAGCGTGTCGATGGATGATATTGCGCAGTTCCTGGCGATGTCGAAAAAAACGATCTATAAATGGTTTGAGAACAAGAATGAAATTGTGGTGGCCTCTACAGGTGCTTACCTGGAGGATATGCAGCAGCGTTGTGAAGTGCACTTTCAGGACTCTGCCAATGCGATCGAGGAGCTTTTTAACATCATGGCCATGACGCGCGAGCTCTTTAACCAGTTTCACCCTTCCGTTTTCCATGACCTGCAGAAATACCACCCTGAGGCTTTTAAACTATGGATGCAGCACCGCGACGACTATATGTTTGAAAAGATAAAGCTGAACCTGCTGCGCGGCATGAAAGAAGGCCTTTACCGCAAAGACCTGGATGTGGAAGTGATGGCCAAAGTACGCCTGGTACAGGTGGAGTTGCCCTTTAACCCCGTGCTTTTTCCGCCACATAAATACGACCTGAAGCGCGTGCAGTTAGCAACCTTGGAGCACTACATGCTGGGTTTAGCCACCCTGAAAGGGCACAAACTGATAAACGAGCTGAAGCAGATAAAAGAAGAAGAATAA